In Vibrio japonicus, one DNA window encodes the following:
- the ilvE gene encoding branched-chain-amino-acid transaminase has product MATKTADYIWFNGEMVPWADANVHVLTHAMHYGTSVFEGVRCYNTPKGPIVFRHREHAQRLKDSAKIYRFPIPYSIDEIMEATRETLRQNKLDSAYIRPLGFVGNVGLGVCPPVGTEMDLIIAAFPWGSYLGEEALEKGVSAMVSSWNRAAPNTIPTAAKAGGNYLSSLLVGGEARRHGYDEGIALSVDGYLSEGAGENIFVVKNGVITTPPATSAILPGITRDSIMTLARDKGYEVREANIAREALYLADEVFMTGTAAEVVPVATIDKIEVGSGKRGPITKELQEAYFGLFNGTTEDKWGWLDYVYPQDAE; this is encoded by the coding sequence ATGGCTACAAAAACTGCAGATTACATTTGGTTCAACGGTGAAATGGTTCCATGGGCAGACGCGAATGTCCACGTACTGACTCACGCAATGCATTACGGTACATCGGTATTCGAAGGCGTGCGCTGCTACAACACACCGAAAGGACCAATTGTCTTCCGTCACCGCGAGCACGCACAGCGTCTTAAAGATTCAGCGAAGATTTACCGCTTCCCTATCCCTTACTCAATCGATGAGATCATGGAAGCGACACGCGAAACGCTACGTCAAAACAAACTCGATAGCGCGTACATTCGCCCACTGGGTTTTGTTGGCAACGTGGGTTTAGGTGTTTGCCCACCAGTGGGTACAGAGATGGATCTGATTATCGCCGCGTTCCCTTGGGGCTCTTACCTTGGTGAAGAAGCCCTAGAAAAAGGCGTAAGCGCGATGGTTTCAAGCTGGAATCGTGCGGCACCAAACACCATCCCAACGGCAGCAAAAGCCGGCGGTAACTACCTATCTTCATTACTTGTAGGCGGTGAAGCTCGTCGCCACGGTTACGACGAAGGTATCGCATTGAGCGTAGATGGTTACCTGTCAGAAGGCGCAGGCGAGAATATTTTCGTGGTTAAAAACGGCGTTATTACGACACCTCCAGCAACCAGCGCAATCCTACCGGGCATCACTCGTGATTCGATCATGACGCTAGCGCGTGACAAGGGTTACGAAGTTCGTGAAGCAAACATTGCCCGCGAAGCTCTGTACCTAGCAGACGAAGTGTTTATGACGGGTACAGCCGCAGAAGTCGTGCCAGTCGCGACTATCGATAAGATTGAAGTTGGCAGCGGTAAACGTGGCCCTATCACTAAAGAGCTTCAAGAAGCGTACTTTGGTCTATTCAACGGCACCACTGAAGATAAGTGGGGCTGGTTGGATTACGTTTACCCGCAAGATGCAGAATAA
- the ilvM gene encoding acetolactate synthase 2 small subunit: MERYLLDIKADDKPVLLERVLRVVRHRGFVIKQVAATQNHESKVASVEIIVDSDRPISFITNQIEKLWDVRTVDVTKIASDELPNNNLQQKICA, from the coding sequence ATGGAAAGATATCTATTAGACATCAAAGCTGATGATAAACCAGTCCTTTTGGAACGTGTTCTTCGCGTCGTTCGCCACCGTGGATTCGTCATCAAACAGGTAGCAGCTACACAAAATCACGAAAGCAAAGTAGCGAGCGTTGAGATTATTGTAGATAGTGATCGTCCAATCTCTTTCATTACTAATCAGATAGAGAAACTCTGGGACGTTCGAACGGTTGATGTGACGAAAATCGCGAGCGACGAACTACCAAACAACAACTTACAACAAAAGATTTGTGCATAA
- the ilvA gene encoding threonine ammonia-lyase, biosynthetic, with amino-acid sequence MSDSSTLNQLSGAEYLRQILRAPVYEVAIVTPLQDMPRLSARLKNHIQIKREDRQPVHSFKLRGAYNMVSSLTDEQKAAGVIAASAGNHAQGMALSGTKLGIKTTIVMPRTTPDIKVEAVRGFGGNVVLHGSNFDEAKAEAERLSEVNGYTFVPPFDHPLVIAGQGTIGMEMLQQNGHLDYIFVPVGGGGLAAGVAVLVKQLMPEIKVIAVEPEDSACLKAALDAGEPVVLDQVSMFADGVAVKRIGEETFRLCQKYIDGHITVSSDEICSAVKDIFEDTRAIAEPSGALALAGLKKFAEKNKLEGKKLGTVLSGANTNFHGLRYVSERCELGEKREGLLAVTIPERQGAFLEFCHLIGGRAVTEFNYRYSDDSLANIFVGVRLQGGQEELDHIIHDLREGGYPVIDLSDDEMAKLHVRYMIGGKPSKPLKERLYSFEFPEYPGALLKFLSTLGTHWNISLFNYRNHGADYGRVLCGFQLDEADLPQFSAHLRELGYQCKDETENPAYKFFLS; translated from the coding sequence ATGAGCGATTCTTCAACCCTCAACCAACTATCTGGCGCAGAGTACCTGCGCCAAATCTTGCGCGCGCCGGTGTATGAAGTCGCGATCGTCACACCACTGCAGGACATGCCGCGTTTGTCGGCACGTCTGAAAAACCATATACAAATCAAACGAGAAGACCGTCAGCCGGTGCACTCGTTTAAACTGCGCGGCGCTTACAACATGGTGTCGAGCCTAACTGACGAGCAAAAAGCGGCGGGCGTGATTGCTGCATCTGCGGGCAACCACGCGCAAGGCATGGCGCTTTCAGGTACTAAGCTCGGCATCAAAACCACGATTGTGATGCCAAGAACCACGCCGGACATCAAGGTCGAGGCAGTACGCGGCTTTGGTGGTAATGTCGTTCTTCATGGCAGCAACTTTGACGAAGCGAAAGCGGAAGCAGAACGTTTATCCGAAGTAAACGGCTATACTTTTGTACCGCCTTTTGACCACCCACTGGTGATCGCAGGGCAAGGTACGATCGGTATGGAGATGCTGCAGCAAAACGGCCACCTCGATTACATTTTCGTTCCTGTCGGTGGCGGTGGTTTGGCTGCGGGTGTTGCAGTCTTAGTCAAACAACTGATGCCAGAAATCAAAGTCATCGCAGTTGAACCTGAAGATTCCGCGTGCCTAAAAGCGGCACTCGACGCAGGTGAACCGGTAGTGCTTGACCAAGTCAGCATGTTTGCCGACGGTGTCGCAGTAAAACGCATCGGCGAAGAGACCTTCCGACTCTGTCAGAAATACATAGACGGCCACATTACGGTATCAAGCGATGAAATCTGTTCAGCGGTCAAAGACATCTTCGAAGATACACGTGCGATTGCCGAGCCATCAGGCGCGTTAGCCCTAGCTGGTTTGAAAAAGTTTGCCGAAAAGAACAAGCTGGAAGGCAAAAAACTGGGGACGGTTCTCTCGGGTGCCAACACCAACTTCCACGGATTGCGCTATGTTTCTGAGCGTTGTGAATTGGGCGAAAAACGCGAAGGTTTATTGGCGGTCACCATTCCTGAGCGCCAAGGGGCATTCCTTGAGTTCTGCCATCTGATAGGTGGACGCGCAGTGACGGAATTTAACTACCGTTACAGCGATGATAGCTTGGCGAATATTTTCGTTGGTGTTCGTCTACAAGGCGGTCAAGAGGAACTGGATCATATCATTCACGATCTACGTGAAGGCGGTTATCCGGTGATTGACCTATCCGATGATGAAATGGCGAAATTGCACGTACGCTACATGATCGGCGGTAAGCCTTCAAAACCGTTGAAAGAGCGTTTGTACAGCTTTGAGTTTCCAGAATACCCTGGCGCATTGCTTAAATTCTTAAGCACGCTTGGCACGCACTGGAATATCAGCCTGTTTAATTACCGCAATCACGGTGCGGATTATGGTCGGGTACTTTGTGGCTTCCAATTGGATGAAGCTGACCTGCCGCAATTCTCCGCGCATTTACGTGAGTTGGGTTATCAGTGTAAAGACGAAACCGAAAACCCTGCGTATAAGTTTTTCCTTTCCTAA
- the tusA gene encoding sulfurtransferase TusA, with translation MTFNPEQATHTLEAEGLRCPEPVMMVRKTIRNMNDGDVLLVKADDPSTTRDIPSFCRFMDHQLIAAQTDELPYQYLIKKGVE, from the coding sequence ATGACATTCAATCCAGAGCAGGCAACACATACTCTAGAAGCAGAAGGACTCCGCTGCCCAGAGCCAGTTATGATGGTCAGGAAGACAATTAGAAATATGAACGATGGGGACGTATTGTTGGTAAAAGCAGACGACCCTTCAACCACTCGTGATATCCCGAGTTTTTGTCGTTTTATGGATCATCAGCTGATTGCCGCTCAAACCGACGAGCTACCTTACCAATACCTGATCAAGAAGGGTGTTGAGTAA
- a CDS encoding LysR family transcriptional regulator produces MELEEIYRRDLNLFVALRVLIEESSVSKAATRLNLSQSAMSRVLGRLRDMLGDPLFTRQGQHLIPTEKALEIDRALGEPLESLRQILSPIEFEPSSCEQTFTIATTDYAMQTILPFALPRIYQEAPKVSFNFLPLQHDRLDDQLTYEGADLAICRPIGPVEPLQSEILGRVGVLCLLSKQHPLADTEMSLQDYVTCPHAMIAISDGVKALIEQALVEYPERRMVLRAYHLEAALAIVDTMPLIITVPADLAYLVAERYDLVVKPLPFHFTPFDYSMIWHPRCEHSPAQEWLRGIVKEECGRLIAKRIEDMGLG; encoded by the coding sequence GTGGAATTAGAAGAGATCTATCGACGCGACTTAAACCTGTTTGTTGCTTTGCGAGTGCTGATTGAAGAGTCCAGCGTTAGCAAGGCTGCAACTCGGCTTAATTTGAGCCAATCGGCGATGAGTCGAGTGCTCGGACGATTGCGTGACATGCTCGGCGATCCACTTTTTACCCGCCAAGGCCAGCATCTGATTCCGACCGAGAAAGCGCTTGAGATCGATAGAGCGCTGGGTGAACCCTTGGAGTCGCTGCGGCAAATCCTATCGCCGATCGAGTTTGAACCCAGTAGCTGCGAGCAGACGTTCACCATTGCGACCACCGATTATGCGATGCAGACCATTCTGCCGTTTGCTTTGCCGCGTATTTATCAGGAAGCGCCTAAGGTGTCGTTTAACTTTCTTCCGTTGCAGCACGACAGGCTAGACGACCAATTGACCTACGAAGGCGCGGATTTGGCGATCTGCCGTCCGATTGGTCCGGTTGAGCCGTTGCAGAGCGAAATTTTAGGCCGAGTCGGTGTGTTGTGTTTGTTGTCCAAGCAACATCCACTAGCTGATACTGAGATGAGTTTGCAGGACTATGTAACTTGCCCTCACGCAATGATCGCCATCAGCGACGGGGTAAAAGCACTGATAGAGCAAGCGTTGGTTGAGTACCCTGAGCGAAGAATGGTGTTACGCGCTTATCATCTCGAAGCGGCGCTGGCGATAGTCGATACCATGCCGTTGATTATCACCGTGCCCGCTGATTTGGCTTATTTGGTTGCTGAGCGATATGACTTGGTGGTTAAGCCGTTACCGTTCCACTTCACCCCGTTTGATTATTCGATGATTTGGCACCCACGCTGTGAGCATTCTCCCGCACAAGAGTGGCTGAGAGGGATTGTTAAAGAGGAGTGCGGCCGTTTGATCGCTAAACGAATTGAGGATATGGGATTAGGTTGA
- a CDS encoding YifB family Mg chelatase-like AAA ATPase, with product MGLAIVHSRASVGVEAPNVTVEVHISNGMPGFTLVGLPETTVKESRDRVRSAIINSRFEFPAKRITVNLAPADLPKEGGRFDLPIALGILAASEQLPVTELNDKEFVGELALSGELRTVKGVLPAALAANRDKRSLVVPHQNGDQAALVGKATHKSAQSLLEVCADLCGQQSLSLHQTSNRIQPASNGRDLQDIIGQQQGKRALEIAAAGNHNLLFLGPPGTGKTMLASRLCDLLPEMNDEEAMETASVASLTQQEININNWKQRPFRAPHHSSSMAALVGGGSIPRPGEISLAHNGLLFLDEMPEFERKVLDSLREPLESGEIIISRAQGKTRFPARFQLVGALNPSPTGYYEGNQSRVNPQTILRYLSRLSGPLLDRFDMSIEIPSLPKGTLAEGGDRGEPTSVVRDRVLEARARMEHRAKKSNALLGSREIEKHCPLQKQDAQFLESALHQLGLSIRAYHRIIKVARTIADLEGKSHIERSHLAEALGYRAMDRLLKQLTAQAV from the coding sequence ATGGGATTAGCAATTGTTCATAGTCGAGCTTCGGTTGGTGTTGAAGCACCCAATGTAACGGTTGAAGTGCATATTAGTAACGGAATGCCGGGGTTCACTCTAGTCGGTCTTCCCGAAACAACAGTTAAAGAGTCACGAGATCGGGTGCGTAGTGCGATCATTAACTCGCGTTTTGAATTTCCGGCCAAGCGAATTACCGTCAACTTAGCGCCAGCGGATTTACCCAAAGAAGGCGGTCGGTTCGATTTACCTATTGCGCTGGGCATTTTGGCTGCTTCAGAACAGCTCCCAGTCACCGAGCTAAACGATAAAGAATTTGTAGGGGAGTTGGCTTTATCCGGTGAGCTGCGAACGGTGAAAGGGGTGTTGCCCGCCGCGTTAGCCGCTAATCGAGACAAACGCTCTTTGGTTGTTCCTCACCAAAATGGTGATCAGGCGGCGCTGGTGGGGAAAGCGACGCACAAGTCAGCGCAGAGTCTACTCGAAGTGTGCGCTGATTTATGTGGGCAGCAATCTCTCAGCCTTCATCAGACGAGCAATCGAATTCAGCCAGCATCGAATGGCCGTGATCTTCAGGACATTATTGGTCAGCAGCAAGGTAAACGAGCGCTCGAAATCGCTGCCGCTGGCAATCACAACTTGCTATTTCTGGGGCCTCCTGGGACGGGCAAAACGATGCTCGCGTCGAGACTGTGTGACTTGCTGCCTGAAATGAACGATGAAGAAGCGATGGAAACCGCTTCCGTTGCCTCGCTGACCCAACAGGAAATCAATATTAATAACTGGAAGCAGCGTCCGTTTAGAGCACCTCACCACTCCAGCTCAATGGCGGCGCTAGTTGGTGGTGGCTCAATTCCTCGCCCTGGCGAGATCTCTTTAGCGCATAACGGCCTATTATTTTTGGACGAAATGCCTGAATTTGAAAGAAAGGTACTTGATTCATTGCGAGAACCGCTAGAGTCGGGAGAAATTATCATTTCTCGTGCACAAGGGAAAACCCGTTTTCCCGCTCGTTTCCAATTGGTGGGTGCGCTCAATCCTAGCCCAACGGGTTATTATGAAGGCAACCAATCTCGCGTTAACCCACAAACCATATTGCGCTACTTGAGCCGCTTATCTGGTCCATTACTCGATCGATTTGATATGTCGATTGAAATCCCATCGCTACCCAAAGGGACATTAGCCGAAGGTGGCGATCGGGGAGAGCCAACGTCTGTTGTCAGAGATCGAGTGCTGGAAGCCAGAGCGAGAATGGAGCATCGGGCAAAGAAGTCCAATGCGTTGTTGGGCAGCCGCGAGATAGAAAAGCATTGTCCTTTGCAAAAACAGGACGCTCAATTTTTAGAAAGTGCTTTGCACCAATTAGGGTTATCGATTCGGGCCTATCACCGCATCATCAAAGTTGCTCGCACCATCGCTGATTTGGAAGGAAAAAGTCATATAGAACGTTCCCATCTTGCCGAAGCATTAGGCTACCGCGCGATGGATCGGTTGTTGAAACAATTGACGGCACAAGCGGTGTAG
- the ilvD gene encoding dihydroxy-acid dehydratase — translation MPKYRSATTTHGRNMAGARALWRATGVKDEDFGKPIIAVVNSFTQFVPGHVHLKDLGQLVAREIEAAGGIAKEFNTIAVDDGIAMGHGGMLYSLPSRELIADSVEYMVNAHCADAMVCISNCDKITPGMLMASMRLNIPVIFVSGGPMEAGKTKLSDQIIKLDLVDAMIQGADPKVSDEQSEQIERSACPTCGSCSGMFTANSMNCLTEALGLSQPGNGSLLATHADRKELFVNAGKRIVELTKRYYEQDDETALPRNIATKAAFENAMALDIAMGGSTNTVLHLLAAAQEGEVDFDMTDIDRMSRLVPHLCKVAPSTQKYHMEDVHRAGGVVGILGELNRAGLLHNQSKTVLGLTWEEQLAQYDIMLTDSEEVKSFYRAGPAGIRTTQAFSQECRWDTLDDDRAEGCIRTKENAFSQDGGLAVLKGNIALDGCIVKTAGVDESILKFTGPAVVFESQEDAVEGILGGKVKSGDVVVIRYEGPKGGPGMQEMLYPTTYLKSMGLGKECALLTDGRFSGGTSGLSIGHASPEAANGGAIGLVKNGDLIAIDIPNRTISLEISEEELAERRVKQDELGWKPVAREREVSFALKAYASMATSADKGAVRDKSKLED, via the coding sequence ATGCCTAAATATAGATCAGCCACCACCACACACGGACGCAACATGGCGGGTGCACGTGCCTTGTGGCGCGCAACTGGCGTAAAAGATGAAGACTTTGGTAAGCCAATCATCGCGGTGGTGAACTCATTTACTCAGTTTGTACCTGGCCACGTTCATCTAAAAGACCTTGGTCAACTTGTTGCGCGCGAAATCGAAGCGGCAGGCGGCATCGCCAAAGAATTCAACACTATCGCAGTCGACGATGGCATCGCGATGGGTCACGGCGGCATGCTTTACTCGCTGCCTTCACGTGAACTGATCGCGGACTCGGTGGAGTACATGGTCAACGCGCACTGTGCTGACGCGATGGTGTGTATCTCTAACTGTGACAAAATCACTCCGGGAATGCTAATGGCGTCAATGCGCCTGAATATCCCAGTAATTTTCGTCTCTGGTGGCCCAATGGAAGCGGGTAAAACCAAGCTTTCTGATCAAATCATCAAGCTGGATCTGGTTGATGCGATGATCCAAGGCGCTGACCCGAAAGTTTCAGACGAACAAAGCGAACAGATCGAACGCTCGGCGTGTCCGACTTGTGGTTCATGTTCGGGCATGTTCACGGCAAACTCAATGAACTGTCTGACCGAAGCACTTGGTTTGTCTCAGCCGGGTAACGGCTCACTACTGGCGACGCACGCGGATCGTAAAGAACTGTTCGTTAATGCAGGTAAACGCATCGTTGAGCTGACCAAACGTTACTACGAGCAAGACGATGAAACCGCCCTACCACGTAATATCGCGACTAAAGCAGCGTTTGAAAACGCAATGGCTCTGGATATCGCGATGGGTGGTTCAACCAACACAGTTCTGCACCTGTTAGCGGCAGCGCAAGAAGGCGAAGTCGACTTCGACATGACCGATATCGACCGCATGTCTCGTCTGGTTCCGCATTTGTGCAAAGTCGCACCATCCACTCAGAAATACCATATGGAAGACGTACACCGCGCAGGTGGTGTTGTCGGTATCCTTGGTGAACTGAACCGCGCAGGTTTGCTACACAACCAGTCTAAGACAGTACTGGGTCTGACTTGGGAAGAGCAATTAGCGCAGTACGACATCATGCTGACCGACTCGGAAGAAGTAAAATCGTTCTACCGTGCTGGCCCTGCGGGTATCCGTACCACTCAAGCGTTCTCGCAAGAGTGTCGTTGGGACACATTAGATGATGACCGTGCTGAAGGTTGTATCCGCACCAAAGAAAACGCATTTAGCCAGGACGGTGGCCTTGCCGTACTGAAAGGCAATATCGCGCTCGACGGCTGTATTGTAAAAACTGCGGGTGTTGATGAAAGCATCCTGAAATTTACAGGCCCTGCGGTGGTATTTGAAAGCCAAGAAGACGCGGTAGAAGGCATCCTTGGTGGCAAAGTTAAGTCGGGTGATGTGGTTGTTATCCGTTACGAAGGGCCAAAAGGCGGTCCGGGTATGCAAGAAATGCTCTACCCGACTACTTACCTTAAGTCGATGGGTTTAGGTAAAGAATGTGCCTTGCTGACTGACGGTCGTTTCTCTGGCGGTACTTCCGGTCTGTCTATCGGTCACGCTTCCCCAGAAGCAGCAAATGGCGGCGCGATTGGCTTGGTGAAAAATGGCGATCTGATCGCGATTGATATTCCAAATCGTACTATCTCTCTAGAGATCTCAGAGGAAGAGCTTGCCGAGCGCCGAGTGAAGCAAGACGAGCTAGGCTGGAAACCCGTTGCTCGTGAACGTGAAGTGTCTTTTGCACTGAAAGCATACGCAAGCATGGCAACCAGTGCTGACAAAGGGGCAGTACGAGATAAATCTAAGCTAGAGGACTAG
- the ilvG gene encoding acetolactate synthase 2 catalytic subunit, giving the protein MTGAELVVAALQQQGIKTVFGYPGGAIMPIYDALYDGGVEHILCRHEQGAAMAAIGMARSTQDVAVCMATSGPGATNLVTGLADAFMDSIPLVAITGQVASSHIGTDAFQEMDVIGMSLSCTKHSYLVTDINELAPTMAEAFEVAKTGRPGPVIVDIAKDVQLAQAPVEHLPSFTPPPMPVASSDAIAKAQELLSQSSRPVLYVGGGVQLGHATPAVREFLRLNPMPSVSTLKGLGTIERHDPHYLGMLGMHGTKAANLVVQECDLLIAVGARFDDRVTGKLDTFAPNAKVIHIDIDAAEIHKLRQANAPVRGEIPESLAQLELTQDITPWVKHSESLRSGFKWRYDHPGELIYAPGLLKQLSDLMPDSAIVSTDVGQHQMWAAQHIQPREPQNFITSAGLGTMGFGLPAAMGAAVARPDDQSILITGDGSFMMNVQELGTLKRRQIPVKIVLLNNQRLGMVRQWQSLFFDGRHSETILDDNPDFIMLAKAFDIPGKTITKKEEVEPALKEMLESKTSYVLHVMIDEEENVWPLVPPGASNNDMLENT; this is encoded by the coding sequence ATGACAGGAGCTGAGTTAGTCGTAGCCGCGTTGCAGCAACAGGGAATCAAAACCGTTTTTGGTTACCCAGGCGGTGCAATCATGCCAATTTACGACGCATTATACGATGGCGGTGTTGAACACATACTCTGTCGTCACGAACAAGGGGCAGCAATGGCTGCAATCGGCATGGCGCGCTCGACTCAAGATGTGGCTGTTTGTATGGCAACATCAGGGCCAGGTGCCACCAACCTAGTAACCGGTCTAGCCGATGCCTTTATGGATTCTATCCCGCTGGTGGCCATCACAGGTCAGGTAGCCAGCTCTCATATCGGGACAGACGCTTTCCAGGAAATGGATGTGATCGGTATGTCACTTTCTTGTACCAAGCACAGCTACTTAGTTACCGATATCAACGAACTTGCGCCAACCATGGCCGAAGCGTTTGAAGTCGCGAAAACAGGCCGTCCAGGCCCGGTAATCGTTGATATCGCTAAAGATGTACAGCTAGCACAAGCTCCTGTAGAACACCTTCCTTCTTTTACTCCTCCACCAATGCCAGTTGCCAGCTCAGACGCAATAGCTAAAGCCCAAGAGCTGCTATCACAGAGCTCTCGACCTGTTTTATACGTCGGTGGTGGTGTCCAGTTAGGCCATGCTACGCCAGCGGTTCGCGAGTTCCTGCGTCTTAACCCAATGCCTTCAGTTAGCACATTAAAAGGCTTAGGTACGATTGAGCGTCACGATCCTCACTACCTTGGCATGCTGGGCATGCATGGTACCAAAGCGGCCAACTTAGTCGTGCAAGAGTGTGACCTGTTAATTGCTGTTGGTGCGCGATTTGATGACCGAGTGACAGGCAAGCTAGACACGTTTGCCCCTAACGCAAAAGTTATCCATATTGATATTGATGCGGCTGAGATCCATAAACTTCGTCAAGCAAACGCACCTGTCCGTGGCGAAATCCCTGAAAGCTTGGCCCAATTAGAATTGACTCAAGATATCACCCCTTGGGTCAAACACAGCGAAAGTCTGCGTAGCGGATTTAAGTGGCGATACGATCATCCGGGCGAGCTTATCTACGCACCGGGCCTATTGAAACAACTTTCCGACCTGATGCCAGACAGCGCGATCGTCTCGACCGATGTCGGCCAGCACCAAATGTGGGCAGCGCAGCATATCCAACCGCGTGAGCCACAAAACTTCATCACATCCGCTGGCCTTGGGACGATGGGCTTTGGCCTTCCTGCCGCAATGGGCGCAGCAGTCGCGAGACCAGATGATCAGTCTATTCTTATTACTGGTGATGGCTCGTTTATGATGAACGTTCAGGAATTGGGGACATTAAAGCGCCGCCAAATCCCGGTCAAAATCGTTCTCTTAAACAACCAACGTTTGGGTATGGTTCGTCAGTGGCAATCTCTATTTTTTGATGGTCGCCACAGTGAAACCATTCTTGATGACAATCCGGACTTTATCATGCTAGCAAAAGCTTTTGATATTCCAGGAAAAACCATCACTAAAAAAGAAGAGGTGGAGCCAGCGTTAAAAGAGATGCTAGAGAGCAAAACGTCATACGTGCTTCACGTTATGATCGACGAAGAAGAAAACGTATGGCCACTTGTACCGCCAGGCGCTTCAAATAATGACATGCTGGAGAACACATAA
- the acuI gene encoding acrylyl-CoA reductase (NADPH) — MFNALILNQEEKRTIASIEQIDEAQLPEGDVLIDVDYSSLNYKDGLAITGKGKIIRNFPMVPGIDLAGTVVDSKDARYQAGDKVVLTGWGVGENHWGGMAQRASLKADWLVPLPKGLDSKKAMMVGTAGFTAMLCVQALLDAGIKPEDGEILVTGASGGVGSVAVTLLAQLGYKVAAVTGRVEQNGPLLEKLGASRIIDRVEFEEPARPLEKQIWAGAVDTVGSKVLAKVLAQMDYNSAVAACGLAGGFDLPTTVMPFILRNVRLQGIDSVMCPTEKRIAAWEKLVELLPDSYFDQACTEVELAEAPKYAEDITNGQVTGRVVIKL; from the coding sequence ATGTTTAACGCTCTGATTCTAAACCAAGAAGAAAAACGCACTATCGCGAGCATCGAACAAATCGATGAAGCACAGCTACCGGAAGGAGACGTGCTTATCGATGTCGATTACTCGTCACTGAACTACAAAGATGGTTTGGCGATCACTGGTAAAGGAAAAATCATCCGCAACTTCCCGATGGTTCCGGGCATCGACCTTGCTGGTACCGTGGTTGATTCTAAAGACGCTCGTTACCAAGCAGGCGACAAAGTGGTGCTCACAGGTTGGGGAGTGGGTGAAAACCACTGGGGCGGTATGGCTCAACGCGCAAGTCTAAAAGCGGACTGGCTGGTACCACTACCAAAAGGCCTCGATAGCAAAAAAGCGATGATGGTTGGCACAGCTGGTTTTACCGCAATGTTGTGTGTTCAAGCGCTGCTGGATGCGGGCATCAAACCGGAAGACGGTGAGATTCTGGTTACTGGTGCAAGCGGCGGTGTGGGTTCAGTTGCGGTCACTCTGTTGGCTCAACTAGGCTACAAAGTTGCAGCAGTTACGGGTCGTGTTGAACAAAATGGTCCTCTTTTAGAAAAACTAGGCGCAAGCCGCATCATCGACCGTGTTGAATTTGAAGAACCGGCACGACCACTAGAAAAACAAATCTGGGCAGGTGCTGTAGACACAGTTGGCAGCAAAGTATTAGCAAAAGTACTCGCGCAAATGGACTACAACAGCGCGGTGGCTGCATGTGGTCTGGCGGGCGGTTTCGACCTGCCAACAACAGTCATGCCATTCATCCTACGTAACGTACGCCTTCAAGGAATTGATTCGGTCATGTGTCCGACCGAGAAACGTATCGCAGCGTGGGAAAAACTGGTTGAGCTACTACCAGACAGCTACTTTGATCAAGCCTGTACGGAAGTTGAACTAGCAGAAGCGCCAAAATACGCCGAAGACATTACTAACGGCCAAGTGACAGGTCGCGTCGTAATCAAGCTATAA